The window TGTTGGGGTAATTTTCTTTCATACATTAGGGAACCCCCTAAATAACCTTCCCACCCCATTTATAAAAGGTTGACACAAGTATGCAACTCCTCAGGTTAACATGGGATTGTCGTGTATTGGTGAAAACACTGTCCTTGAATCATTATGTGACACAACTTGTTCcgtattttgtgcatgaaacagttacagttggtataataatactttcttcCTCACTTACCTGTAGCCCCGAATAATCACGCGCGCCTTGTTGAGTGAACTTTGGCGCGATGTACAAAGTTGAACCATCTATCACACGTAGCGAGTAAAGACAAGCCCATCATaacattaggcttgttcgacttcatgcggcgccgcaagaatcgacagccggaAGACGTCACAGTATCGCGAGAGCGAGGCGAAATAGGATTTCTtgaatcattctcgcggtactctgacgtcatccagctgtaagttcttgcagcgccgcatgaagtcgaacaagcatAGTAtgtgagttagagaggcgggactcaagaaatgctaatccaatcatattagcattgcgagttagagaggcgggactaaagaaatgcaaagccaatcatattagcgatgtgagttaCGGATGCGGGCATTGCAGAAAACGAaagctgttaaccgtttgtgtaccacatagagcgttatttttacagaacgggattgcaaaagatttctaatctcatttaaatgattcctgaaaaaaaatataataagtaaataatagaaaacacaagaataagacggacatcagtggttatatataaatacagattaattTGGTCGAAATTATTGCTAAGGACAATTCAGTTTCCCTGAATATTAGTAGGAACATGTCCCTAGCGTCCCACCCTAAATCTACGCCCATGCAGTGCAAGTATTATAACAGTATTGGTAAATGGCCCGAAGAGTACTGTCATTGGTCTACCCTGAGGGTATGCGGTGGCTGGGCACGATAGTTATCAGATTTTTTATGGGGAACCAGTCAGCCCCAAAGGGTTACGtgtctaatggcgcttttccattgcatattACCGCACGGCTCGGTACAAACTTTTTGAGGGGTTTACTGGGTTCAGTTAGTTCCCAATTTTTCAGTTCCACCTCGGTTAAGGTTCCAAGCGAGCTGTACCATACCTAAACTGACCTGTTCAAATTaaaaaagggacaacacaatatgtgttaaaacaacagaaTGTGTTGTTCTAATAATAACAACACAGAATTGTGTCTAGTTAGACACAAAATGGAGCTGGAGGTCTGAAATTTTTTGCTGATTTGCTGTAACATGAACCATAATCTACTAGAGTCAATACATTAAAGAAATTcagaataaattaaaaaataatttatttgtcGGTTAAATGTTTCATGCCATCACATaatcaattaaaatattataaggaaaaaacattaaacactcaAAGAGCCTTAGATGCATTCcagacaataaaaataaagaatattgttaagtgttgcagGGATTACAAGACATTGTCCACACAGAATATGGTATTTCTTATCCAAAGTTTCTGGGTGAGCTTAAGGGTGCTCTAAGCTCAAGAGGAGGGGAAGAGGAGAGCGAGAGAAAAGATGTGGAGGTGTGATTTTATTCTATATATGTAACTATTTCAAAGATTATTGGAAGAAGGGCTATATGTTGAGTCTTCTTACATTTTACATTAGACACTAGATACAATAGGCAACTGACATTAGACACAATGGATTATCCTGATCTTTTTAATTGTAACACTAGTTCTTCTACAGTTCATTAAATTTGATAATAAGCATTGGGAAGTTTCACCTGCATAAAGATGTCTATTAAAACCCCTttcagttttttgttgttgtttatgagTCACGTCCCTCGTACCCTAAAGGTAAATACtaaaaataagaaatgtatGAAACGAATAAAGGTATAATAGAGAAAATGTAATGATTTATATGATAAAtcatttgtaagaaaaataataacaatacctTGCACCTCTTTGTTCAACTAAAATGGCGTGGAATTGTTGTTTGTCTTGGTGCGACACCATCTGAGCACTTAACGAAATGTGTACTTGTCTGTAAGCACTCTTCAGAGGGTTTTAGACAAAGAAAGCAGAATTCGATATTACACTGaaaacataaaatcattttacAGTTTTCTGTGTTGTGTTCAATCAGCGTGCCACAGGTGGGGCAGGCACGCATAGATggacatttaatattttgaacTGAACTTAAAGTGATCCTTTTACAGTATCTCAACAATTCCAGGTCACGACTAACACATCCCAGGTTGTCACATCGATCAGCACGAGGCCGAGTTCCTTTCCATTCTCTGTCACACTGCCAGCAGAATTCATAAACTCTTCCTTGCGTCGCTGAGCATAGTGCGCACTCTACGCAGAGATTAGATGTGTCTATTCTTTCAA is drawn from Misgurnus anguillicaudatus chromosome 6, ASM2758022v2, whole genome shotgun sequence and contains these coding sequences:
- the LOC141364191 gene encoding potential E3 ubiquitin-protein ligase ariadne-2-like, with the protein product MSHNLKKFTPYDKGIKLVTTPSDIDPSDDDPDVLRAVLSCGHVAEPESLTSCCKVQLEKKQTQLRCPVRLCNKVWPYKEIRKLAKLTAEEQQYFEEKLGEYVTHSRGIKECPGCHIFVERIDTSNLCVECALCSATQGRVYEFCWQCDREWKGTRPRADRCDNLGCVSRDLELLRYCKRITLSSVQNIKCPSMRACPTCGTLIEHNTENCKMILCFQCNIEFCFLCLKPSEECLQTSTHFVKCSDGVAPRQTTIPRHFS